The DNA sequence CGGCGGCTCCAAGGGCGCCTACGTGAAGGAGGATCAGCTGCGAACTATGATCAATGCCTACTACGAGGCGCGCGGCTGGACCAAGGAAGGGTTGATCCCCAAGGAGAAGCTGAACGCCCTTGGTCTGGATGACATTGCGAAGGAGATCGGAGCCTAAAATGGAGAAACAGTTCCCACGCATCATCTGCGATCCCGACAAATGCGTGTGTTGTGGAGACTGCGAGATGGCCTGCTCCATGACCAAACATCAGGTTTTTAACCCGTCGCTGGCCCGCATTCGCACGATGCGCATTGAACCCATCGTGATGCTTGCCGTCGGCTGCAAGGCCTGTGCCGATGCCCCCTGCGTGCTGGCCTGCCCTCGCAATGCCCTCACCCAGGACCCCGAAAAGGGCATCATTCTGGTAGATCAGGAGATGTGCGACGGCTGTGGGTGGTGCATCGAGGCGTGTGACTTTGGTGCCATCCTGTTGAATCCCGCGACTAAGCGTGTCGAGATCTGCGATCACTGTGCCGACGAGGAAGAGCCACAGTGCGTCAAGTTCTGCAAGAAAGAAGCTCTGACGCTCGCTGTGCCCGAGACCGCCTCGCAGCAAGTAC is a window from the Chloroflexi bacterium ADurb.Bin180 genome containing:
- the ydhX_2 gene encoding putative ferredoxin-like protein YdhX precursor; amino-acid sequence: MEKQFPRIICDPDKCVCCGDCEMACSMTKHQVFNPSLARIRTMRIEPIVMLAVGCKACADAPCVLACPRNALTQDPEKGIILVDQEMCDGCGWCIEACDFGAILLNPATKRVEICDHCADEEEPQCVKFCKKEALTLAVPETASQQVRKDAVSRLLQELVTGK